From one Streptomyces sp. N50 genomic stretch:
- a CDS encoding Na+/H+ antiporter, translating into MDVMPLLLLVAGSAVVAAGARRTPVPAPLLLVAVGLVVSYVPGVPDYTLDPEVVLPLLLPPLLYTSATDSSYLDLRAQVRPVALLSVGYVLFATFVVGWAAYVIVPGLPLTAALVLGAVVAPPDAVAATAVARRVGLPSRITTILQGESLLNDATAITAYKVALAAAIGEGATWAGGIWEFLLAAVGGVGVGLLMMVPIHWLRTHLKEALLQNTLSLLIPFVAYGVAEQVHASGVLAVVVVALYLGHRAWEVDFATRLQEEAVWKMVAFVLESAVFALIGLQLPVVLKGLGEYRGLDAAWYAIAVFLVVVVTRFVWVYPAAFIPRILSARIREREDSPTWKGAMTTAWAGMRGVVSLAIAFSIPLTMHGGDPFPQRNLILFLTFTTVIGTLVVQGLSLPPIIRLLKFPGRDQQAETLAEANAQAQASRVAEKRLEALLEDERNALPPPLADRLREVLERRRNAVWERLGATNPVTGETVDDTYRRLSREMISAERSMFVRLRDGRYIDDEMLRTLLRRLDLEEAAAYREAA; encoded by the coding sequence ATGGACGTGATGCCACTGCTGTTGCTGGTGGCGGGGAGTGCCGTGGTGGCCGCCGGGGCCCGGCGCACCCCGGTGCCGGCACCGCTGCTGCTGGTCGCGGTCGGGCTGGTCGTCTCGTACGTCCCGGGGGTGCCCGACTACACCCTCGACCCCGAGGTCGTGCTGCCGCTGCTGCTGCCCCCGCTGCTGTACACCTCGGCCACCGACAGCTCGTACCTCGATCTGCGGGCCCAAGTGCGGCCCGTGGCACTGCTGTCGGTCGGCTACGTGCTCTTCGCCACGTTCGTCGTCGGCTGGGCCGCGTACGTGATCGTGCCGGGGCTTCCGCTGACCGCCGCCCTGGTGCTGGGCGCGGTGGTGGCGCCGCCGGACGCGGTCGCGGCTACGGCGGTGGCCCGCCGGGTCGGACTGCCGTCCCGGATCACCACGATCCTCCAGGGCGAGTCCCTGCTGAACGACGCCACCGCGATCACCGCCTACAAGGTGGCCCTCGCGGCCGCGATCGGCGAGGGCGCGACCTGGGCCGGGGGCATCTGGGAGTTCCTGCTCGCGGCCGTCGGCGGGGTCGGGGTCGGGCTCCTGATGATGGTGCCGATCCACTGGCTGCGCACGCACCTCAAAGAGGCGCTGCTGCAGAACACGCTCTCCCTGCTGATCCCGTTCGTCGCCTACGGGGTCGCCGAGCAGGTGCACGCCTCCGGGGTGCTCGCCGTCGTGGTCGTCGCGCTCTATCTGGGCCACCGCGCGTGGGAGGTCGATTTCGCGACCCGCCTCCAGGAGGAGGCCGTCTGGAAGATGGTCGCCTTCGTCCTGGAGTCCGCGGTGTTCGCCCTGATCGGGCTCCAACTGCCGGTGGTCCTCAAGGGCCTTGGCGAGTACCGGGGCCTGGACGCGGCCTGGTACGCGATCGCCGTCTTCCTGGTGGTCGTCGTGACCAGGTTCGTGTGGGTGTATCCGGCGGCCTTCATTCCCCGGATCCTGTCGGCGCGGATCAGGGAACGCGAGGACAGCCCCACCTGGAAGGGGGCGATGACCACCGCGTGGGCCGGCATGAGAGGCGTGGTCTCGCTGGCCATCGCCTTCTCGATCCCGCTCACGATGCACGGCGGCGACCCCTTCCCGCAGCGCAACCTCATCCTGTTCCTGACCTTCACGACGGTCATCGGGACCCTGGTGGTGCAGGGCCTGAGCCTGCCCCCGATCATCCGCCTGCTGAAATTCCCCGGCCGCGACCAGCAGGCCGAGACGCTCGCCGAGGCCAACGCCCAGGCACAGGCGTCCCGGGTCGCCGAAAAACGCCTGGAGGCCCTTCTGGAGGACGAACGCAACGCCCTGCCGCCTCCCCTCGCCGACCGCCTCCGCGAGGTCCTGGAACGCCGCCGCAACGCCGTCTGGGAGCGCCTCGGCGCCACCAACCCCGTCACCGGCGAGACCGTCGACGACACCTACCGCCGCCTCTCCCGCGAGATGATCAGCGCCGAACGCTCGATGTTCGTCCGCCTCCGCGACGGCCGCTACATCGACGACGAGATGCTCCGCACGTTGCTGCGCCGCCTGGACCTGGAGGAGGCGGCGGCTTACCGGGAGGCGGCCTAG